Below is a genomic region from Asterias amurensis chromosome 4, ASM3211899v1.
ATGAGTAGATGTAAAGTTCCCAATGCATCTACCCAATGTATTGATATTTTGTCTGTTTGCCAGCCCATTCACACAACATGTTCATTTGATAATGAGTGCATTAACCAGCAAAGGGAATTTGCTTTTCCAACCTGTCTTTTTTTTGTTACAGTCACAAAACATCTGAAAAGTTAAGGAGTTGGGCAATGTGAAGCAGGTTATAATTACAAAAATGAAGGGATAGTTTGCTTGATGATTGATCAAAGTTTGACAGATACTGATGTTCTAAATTCCGTCTGCTTGGCAAGCACTCATATCATGTCGCCTCCTGTATAAAGTCTTGATGCCAAACAAGCTGACGAAATCCAATGCAACATCAATTTCAAGATTCCAAGTGAATGAGTAAAAATTTTACTATCAGATCTCATCAAACCTTACCTCAAGTGGGTACTTTTTCCACATTTCTACTTGGCTAAATTTCTCAGATTCTTCTTTTATGAAGTGTGGTGTTCATGACACAATGGTAGAATGAACTCAAAGAGCTCAAATGATAGGAACCTTGATTCTGTTGCATTTGATTTtcctcactttgctctgtgtGTGAATGGGCTAAGGGCTTTGCGTCAACTAAGCATCATAGTAATTTTCTCTCCATTCCATTGAGAAATTAATATATGCTTAAAGTTGACTTTGGATTTTTACTTTAGAGAGTATGTCTTTTTAGTGAATTTCAATTTCACCATTGGACATGAAAACAATAGCTTGCTTTAGTTTTCAATgggtaaaattttaaataaactttTGGTAGCAATTAAACTTGCCTTTGCGTCTTGGGAATTTGTTGGTAAAGTTTCTGAAGAAATATAACTaatctttttgtttattttttacatttcaaacaaaatgactGTAAAAGCTTTTAGGTCTGACTTAAGCATATCTATTGTAATCAGTCCAGAATGGGTGTATTTGAGAGACAACCTTTTTCATCTTACCTGACCATTCCGCTCCTAGTAAACCTGTCAGATTATGTCATTTTGTGTATGTCATTAATATTGTTACATTGTGAATGATACTATACACACTAAGTATAAGCACTGATTAATCACTATCACATTGTAACCGCCCAGAAAATGAaatattacttcaacaaatatcAACTATAGGAAAGCAAGTTGATATTCAAAACCCAATCagtatgttttttcttcctcGTTATAATTGTTCTTGCACCGATTTGTAGTCAATTCAAGGATTAGCAGTAAGACGGAGAATGTATTCACTGTAGCTCCACCCTTTTGTTTTATTCCGTTAAGTGGAAACTTTGCTTATACGAAAGTGCTTATAGTATCGCATGTGTTTGTGTTTATGTTTATATGGATGTCAAACAATGACGACTGCCTTCCAAAGCTGAATGCCTGTCTCAAGAAGAtaaatttgaaaattaattagtttcaaacattttaattaaGTATTTCAAATGAGCCATTTTGATTGTCAATTGAACAAAAATTTGGTTTCTCGAAAGATATAAAGTCACTAGTGCAacaattgtgttaaaaaaacacCACGTTACTTCCCGTggattgattttttgtttgttttgtgttcaaATTATCCTTTGATCATTGTTGTTTGGTACAGTCTACAGTGGGAATAATCATTAAGGAATCagataaattatatattttaaatttgtcttGCTTTTGAAATTGGAGACTTATTTACCAACCCTTTACTAATGTTGTCAGGAGATTGAAAGCAtagtacacttttggtaattttgatAAAGATAAAATACTTTATTTAGTTTTATCTAAAGGGATACTTTATGTACAGTTTGCAATGTATCAATTTACCTGCAAAGATTTTCTGCCCTTTGCTCTTTAACGATAGaagcaaaaatgaaaaacaagtaAATGCAAATTTCCTGAAAACAGTACACTTTATTGAGTAAATTGCTAGAGTTGAATAGGTTTTAGAATTGTTTTTTCTCATTTAAGGCAACTGGGCTGAATTTTCTACAGGATGGTTTTCATACATATTACTAACTGTTCATAAAGGTTTGAAAACAAGTGACTGTGTTCTCACCCAAAGTGTATTATGCAATTAATACTACAGACCAACAATTAAACCCAAACATGAATATCATCAATTGGATTGGTTTTATCCAAAGGTAAGAGAAGTGATTTTAagtaaaatgaataaaaagaaTTCACACTTTTAATTCCTGCGTCCATCCACTGTAGACCATATGCACTGATGACAAAGATCAACTATAGACAATAAAACGGCTCATTTTGAATATAAATCAGTCTGCGTTTTtatacacgcacacacacaacaCACCCACACTGAAtgttaacaaacaaacagaaaacatACAGAATGTAACTCAGGGCATGACCATTTCAGATACCATGATCAAGTCTTACTAAGCATGACTGATTAGCCTGGACAAACTttcatcattaaaaaaaaaattggtctaGATTGTTCCATACAAGTAAAACCACAATACACTGCCTTGGGGCAATCATTTGACAGATTAATGACATGGATCCCCGACcactatttataattataaaagcGGATGAGatgacaaaataattatgttcacAGGATATGACTTTGATCTACATGTATCTGAAAAGATCCCCAGGTTCAAGGTTGGCTCCTTACGCCAAAatgtcagatttgtttttgagaaaatgtatCACCCAGTTTTTCAACCATCAATCTTGAATCTTTTAGTCATTTTCATTCAACCAGAATAATTAAAGACatcatttgttttgaaaactttgCTCCCCTTTTCAGCCAACTGCAgagaaattttaaaaacattttacatggtttacagtgTATTCCAGGATAACATGAACAGAAAATTTAAATCTATACTTTTCACTCAAATTTCATCAACATTTTTGAATCACTAACAAAACCAATTTTCCCCAAATTTATaaacttttgcaaaaaaatgtccAAGTGCTAATCATTTATATCCTGGAGTACACTGCATGTTCTAAGGCATTTAACAGTTCATAGCAGCAACAGTAATCACGTATGAGTTATATTTTAACCTGATGAGTAACACAACTCATGTCACAATTTGTTCAAAGTGAAATCATCTCcaatttaaatttttgtaattgttttgttattaattcaaataaattgttgttcgtttgttgttttattttgatattcATTTTACCAAAAGTTGAGCTAAAATTGTATTAGCAAATGCATCATTTGTAAAGACTGATGtcacaattattttaattttttgtccaACATGAATCTTTTGAAGTTTGTCTCAACACTGATATTCAGCAAAAAATCCATAAAAACTGTTACACAAAATCACATGATGCTTCTACTGCCACTACTATGATAGCTGTATGCCTTATTTACTTACTACATCAGTAGTTGAGTAAGCTCTGTACCTACCGTAAAGTATTGGAGCTGAATTTGTTATAACTAGAGAGGGTATGAATCCCGCCCCATCCTGCTCCATAGGAGAAGAAAACCTGAGTAGCTGCTGCTTTCCACACCTAGTCAATGTACAAATAAATCATACATCAATAAATTCCAAAGGAAACTACTTTATTTATATTggagattttttaaataacagtaTTGAGGTAGAATTGTAAACAATTTCAACATGACAGATACTGAgaagtaataaataaaaacaatactaGGATCTTATATAGAGCTTTACCACAACCCTAGGGGCTTTAACTAAAGCGCTCAGCATTTTTTCTGAGAAGTTATGCGGagctaagcttttgaaaccTATACCTTTTTAGCACCATTtaatgatttacaaggtgctgtggcgccaTAATGCTACTggtcagaccaggaacaccgcggCAAACCATCCCTTCTCTTTACAATGAGTGCACTTttgttcttttacgtgcattactcAACAGATGCAACCTACTGCTTAACGTATTATCCAAAGGTCACAGCAATAATAatttgcttaaggacaaaagtgtAACAACCAGGAACCCACACGCTGCTTATCAAAACACAAGAGCTTAAGTCCCTGCTGCTCTAATCCACTCATTGacacacaacaacaacagtttGCATTTGGATTGATTTTGCAGGACTGGAAAAGTACTGAAACTGTAAGAGTTATTCTAGCTTGTTTATTGCGCGGTTAGAAAATTCCAGACAGATGCTTACATTTGCAGAGAGCAGTTTTTCAAAGTCTGGTGTTAAGAAGAAGAGAATGCCCTTCATGGCACCGGTCAGTGTCACTCCTCGGATAAACAGCACCACCAGAACAAAATAGGGGAATGTTGCAGTGAAATATACAACCTGGAAATAAGAATGGGATGGGGGTTATTACTTTAAAACATTAAACAGTACTTATGATAGGAAAGGTATACGATTTGTGTtctctcttaaaattaattgcaatCAAAACCTTTGGTTGGATGCCTACAGAAGCGTTAGATAGTAAAAGtattctgagaaacatttcacttcaaagtaacaTCGTTATGTAAAAAAGCTAACAGTTTGTATgtccccaaatttgaatcttggAAGCTTGTGTATTCCCATAAATGGTTAAGTGAAGACAGTGCATTGAACTTTGACATATAAGAAAGAAACCTGATTACTAGTATCAGAATTATACTAGATGAAGCTTTAGTGTGCTGTCTGCATACACACCTTTCCTGATGATTTGACTCCCTTGATGATACACAAATAAACCAAAATCCAGGCACAGAGAAAGCTCACAAGCAGCGGCCACTGGATGGAACCAATATCCTCAAGTCCTTCCGAAACATTCAACACACCAAATCTGTAGATAAATGTATCATTATTTTAATCTCAACAATTATGttacattgggggggggggggggggggttgaaggtGATACAAATGTTAACAAAAAGGCTGATTTTCAAGaagaacattcaaatgtgcTTTTAATTGTAATAAAAGGGGAAGTTAATCAAAGTTGTAACAAGAGAAGGATATTCATAGCACAAAGAAGTCCAACTAGAAATTCTAAATAAAAGTGGTTAGTATACAGAACCCCTTTCTTACTTCCAATACTCTTCACTGGCTCTGATCCGACGAGGTCCTGAATCCAAACTGCTATGATTCACCTCACTGAATGAAGTATTTGGAGTTCCTGGATTGTACGTTGACAACTGAACATCTTCCTGAGTCAAGTTATCTTTAAATGGCCaagaataaaacaacaacaggaACAAAGAGTGGTTAGATAATTGGGAAATATAAAACAAGCAGATATACCCTGAATATGGTTAAATGGACATGTTAGCAGGAAAAATGTATATTTACATTTGTCTTTTGATCAGGCTTGCAAGAAATAGAGTGTTTTTCACCTTATCTGACCGGCTTAAGTaattatattataagttattaCACAAGCGCAAGTGAAATACGTACTAATATTTTCCACATTCTATGAGCTCGCATGGGATAACAATTTTATCTTTTAGCCTCACAAAGTCAACCtcataaagaaacaaagaatgtttagaatgtaatttttgcactgacgGTATGCGGAGTGTGATGCATCTAAGCTCACAATATGTAAAGTGCACTATAAAAAGGAAAGTAGGTTATGGAAGATAAATCTGTGTGCGCAtacagtaaacaaataaattataacTGTAATAACCCTCAACTTTTGACCTTGACTGGTTTTTAGTATACTAAAGTgccaaataataaacaaataaattacattATAGGTAATAACTCTTCATACACAATACCAAAAGAtcaatttttatggtcataaaagGTACTCAATTATCAGTTGGCAGAAGAGATGATTAACTTGTTGATCCGAAACAAACTCTTTGTCAAACCAAAAGTTATTTATAAACAACAGGTGCAACCCGGCCTAGGTACCCACATAGGATAAAGCATTACAGCTTGGCAACATTCCCATGAGTTCTTACCTTGACTCAGTGACAATGTTGTATAACAGTTGGGAGTATTCCAAGTATTGTTGCAACCCGTCCAGGGAAGTGGATTCTTAAACGAAACAACCATGTACCGAATGGTGTATGCGATGATCAGATTGTAGTACAGGCAGAAGTAAGATGATACAACTGCCATTGCAACACCCAcacctgaaaacaaaacaaatggcaaacaaaaatataatataaaacttAAGAAGTATGACCTTAAGAACATTTGCTATCCAGGTAGGTAGACCGCTGTACCATTCGATCACGTCAGCAAAGTTCACTAGCTTTACAGCTTAAGATCAATCCATTACCTAAGGCATGTTAGTTAATGCAGCAGGAGAAGTCTTAGTTCACAATATTATTGAGACAGTCTTCTCTCTGAACAACATGATCAAACAATTTGAGGTGCATCAATCTAAAAATCCTAACTACAAAAATATTTTAGGAAATTGGAAGATTAGGGCATCCACCCAATCACTTGGCATAGGGGTGCAATAACAAGTTGTTTTTCAATGCTGAATAATCAAATCCAATTGTACTACCTCAAAGGGGCACTATTGATCATCCATTCATTAATATAGGacaatgtctttaaagccattggaccctttcggtaaacagtattgtccaaggcccacacttcgtgtatcacaacttctatatcaaataacaaacctgtgaaaatttgggcttaattggtcgttggagtcaggagaaaataacgggaaaacccacccttgtatccgcgcgtttcgccgtgtcatgacatgtgtttaaaataaatccgtaattctcgttaacaagaattgatattgttttactgttttctcaaaaagtaaagcatttcatggaataatatttcaagagaagtatttcaccactaccttctgtaaaccctgtaagttatttgtaaatctgtgaacttgtttttgttctgtactgaaagggtccaatggctttaacacgaAGGCAGATAAACAGATTAATGTTTTAATACAAATATGGACGGAAGAAGATAATCCATACCCACGGTCAATTCTCCTCCTTAAACAAAGATCAATCTTgattgaatttcttttttataaacatGAAAAACAATCTGTAGGAAAAACAAAGGTGGTTTCTGCAACAAAGCTAGGCCTTGAATAACTTAAATCTTCCATATCCATAGCAGCAACACtgctttttttaaacatattttatAATTGTGACTACAGCTGTgtttaaaatgcaacaaggtaTTAAACGTATGATGTGTTAAAATGAGGAAAACACATTGCATCCTACAGAACGCGCTGATGCATCTTCACTGTAGGTTTATTGTAGCTTTAGCTTTGTTCAGCTATTTTGCTTACTTAATAATTTAATACAAGGGCAAATCATAACCTGAGATTTAAGTCCCAAGTATAACACAGGCTTGTGTACTTACAACGTATGCTAGCGAAAATAGAAACTAGAAACTAGAAACTGTAATTCAACAATAACACATTGGTTTCAATCATCATATGACAACATGATAAGGTGCTAGCTATGTCTTGTTTCAGAATACCTAAAAATGACACAATAATTCCTTCAGTACTTCCTGGTCATGCAATTTCTGTTCAAAAAGTTGGTTCACTAAATGCTATGTCAATGGCACAGAGGAAGAGATAAAATGTCTACGAACTGAAAACACTTTAACTTTTGGAGCCTCTAACCTACATAGCCATTGCTAtctttttgttgtataattatCGTCCACTTTCAGTTGTATTCATTGTTGTTTTGGCCCAAGATGTTTAAAGATTTAAGATTTAAGGCATTTctgttcattgttttttttttttttttttttccttgctTAATAATTATTAGGTGCATTTGTTTATATATTGTACATTTTGCCttgttttggtcaaataaatagTAGtaaaattacttaaaaaaataaaagcttgTTGACATTTACTGCCTCAATATGACCTTTATGACAAATACATGAATTTTGTAGTATGTATAGATTGTTGACTATCCCATTACCTGCCTCAAACAAGGCCATTATTATGTCATGACAAATACATAATGGCATGTACTTTGTGCAAACAATGAACCAATTTCATTTGTACAGCTATTCTTGGACCAATTTTGTTCATGAGCAACTGTTTAACTATTTCATAAATCAATATTACTGTTAACTCGTAAGTGCAAGGGAATAAAACAGGaaataacacaaataataaaaattgtcaGCAATGACCAGTCACAAAATAGGATTTTGTTCTCAATAAATATTAAATGTTGAGCTATGATTAACAATAAAATCAGTTAAGTACAAAGCACAATACATTttatccatgtacatgtaggtattaaCAAACGCTAGGGAGTTAAGTTACATTATTAACTGGTGAAGGATCACTTTAAACACTTATTttatataaagtaacaaatttCAATGAACAtcaatataatttttgttagtgctttttgattaaaaattgaTTGTAAAGCACTTCATTCCTTTGAAGaggtgctatataaatgttgaataatattaataagaataatttgtttattattaaaaataaaatccacTTTAACATCTACGGACTGACTCCTTATTTACGAGACAATtaaattattgatttttttttcaatcacagTCACTGGATGTGTTCAAGAACAATCTCAGAACATCTCTGTTCGATCGTTAACTTATTTCTGAATATTTGATGGCACCATGTACAGCTTGTATCAGTAGTTTTGTCCGGTTTTCTGAAACTACATTACCTACTAACATGGACCTCAATAGCTTGCCTAGTACCTGaagttatgtgtttttttttgcaactgtTAACAACGCTTTGTGATATTCAGTTTTAAAAGCACTCTCTTAATATGTATTTGttgttaaaattaattttgttggcAAGTTAACTAACCCATTGCAATAAACTGATAAATTGGGAGTGCAGAGGACCTGCCTACATATTCCACATTGAAATTCATTTTGGACTGCGCTGCAAATGATCATAATATATTCAGAGTGATGATGGTGTACAAACCGTTCCTACACGTACACACAGATAAGGTGTGTGTACGTAAATGTTCCAGTTCTTATCCAGATCAAATTATGTATGCACTGCACCCAACCTGCGCTCACAGGAAACTGATTAACATAAATAATATCATCTTGTACAATGGTGTTGATCCCTTTGGGTTCGACTCCTTTGGAATTGACAATAATTACATTGGCAGTTTTGTGAATGCATCTGCTACGTATGCGATTGTTACTTATACctgcaatacatgtacaatgtttggggttttgggtAAATGCATTTTGACCATCTGTGGGCTGacttttttattcctatctttACAGGGATGTATAAATAGACAAGTTTTCATTAGGTGTTCGgaccaacagcccggaacacctcttatgtttgttcgttttgttttctttttcttcatacttcttcttcttcttcttcttctcctcctcagcgtcccttgtccaCTAACAAacctttcccaaactcgtatgaacttgaaacttcacacatagttagcgattcattaggagaagaaaccgtgtgagttacgtcatgatgatgtcatcaattcttgagttatgagtattcaaagtttattaattcaaaaaaccataacttttgatctacataagggattcttacaatcgaaacatcatcggaatcgtcattgaaaactctgtaaacgccccacatacatgaccccattttgatgttgtcttccggctcaaaagagaggtagaaaatttcaaaattcacgtataaagaacaacgtaaaacatacatgccccctacagtcttttctacagtcgtcaatatttccttagttcatatttcctaaattacattaagctattttgacaatctatacatcatatgaaagggctttacgtactttacaaaaatggatatgttggtgaactttcgttgaccttttgacctgtttaaaccggaagtgactgtaaaatgatttgaaagggcgttgtttattgccttttaggttgaaatatacatcctttgatgctttaccatcacggcatacaagtctggcaaaggtctggtttaaaacaaatattaattctAACAAGAACTGAACTGGCAGCTATAAAAAGATTGTTCATACAAATTTCACTGATTTACTACATTTTTGTTTAGTTCTTGAATACAATTGAGCCCGTTTCACACGAGCTTTCTAAACCATGGTCGTTGGGAGCGAAATCACATTCCTGTTATATAATCACAAATTTGCGTTGTGTGAAATGAATCCGTGCGATGAAATCACCAAGGACCCGCGTAATAAACAACCGGGATcaagacctcctccaaaaaatcgcaACCCTGTTTAGAATCGCCGAGTCACTCGTGTGAAACGAAACACAGTAGATTACAAAGGTCCTTGGTGATCGCACAACGATCATGCATGCACAAACCATGGGGTTGCATTTCTTTATGAGCACATGTCATTGCTGATGGAGAAAGTTCGTATATTCCAGGTATCCAACAAAATGGTGTCGGCAGCACAAACTGAaaattagtttgttttattgctttCCTCAAAGTTTGTTTCTTGAACCAATAAGCTTCCGGCCAAGAAAGCCTTGAATCTGACTTTTCCGCTtgcaatttcaaacaaaatgctTTCGGATACATTCATTTTTGGAGTCGGGACGCTGAGAAATCGTTTATTTGTTATCGTTTTGTCAATTTCCTTGACATCCAAACGGATTCACGTTGCAAAACACGTAACGACTACCGAGTTTCATTTTGATTGCATCAAAAACGGGAAAGAAAATCTGTAAACACACGTGTGCAGATAGACTTGACAGTCAGTCCGTTTTATGTTCAACGAAAGTGTACACATCGCGCGTACTGCACATACAAAACACAAGTAGGACTTTTCCTTACTCTATTACAGGATGTAGTGAGAATTTGGTTGTGATCAGTCGCTGTacaattgaagtacatgtacttcgCTGCAAATTCTCCACACATGCATATTCTGGCGACGTCAACATCTAGCAAGGGTTGAATCCGATCGAGAAACACTCTGAGCGTCTTTTAATGCACGCAAAAAATAATGGTGTGTGGACGCAAACCCTCTCGCTTATCCCTcgttttttaattcaaatttacaCTGAACTCGGAGAACACATTATTTTAAGGTGAAAAATCCGGAAGATTCTTATGCCTGAAATACACAGTGGTGCGCCAAAAAATGATCGATGGTAACCTTAAGCAAATACATGACATTACACGGGCACTGACAGCACCAGCGAACTGGTAAACAACCCATCACAGTGCGATCTCACATAAACAAGGGACGTCGGGAACGCAATGTGCGTGATCGTGTGAATGTTGGTCATGAAATCGCAAACAACCTTTGTGACAGACAACTGGCGCCCACAACAAGGGACGTTGGTCTTcggctctcgtgtgaaaagggcttttatGAAAGAAAtcaatgatttgttgttttacataCATATTTTGAATAAGAACAAATGGAGAACATTCACATCAAAGTAAGGTCTCATCAAATCTCATGCCAGACCAAGTCTTTCCATTATCCTCTTTGCCAAATGAAGTATTCCAAAGGACTTCATGAGGGCTGTAGGCCCAAGAAGCAATTGCGTAAATCACTGTAGGAATTAACACTGAATTGCAGGCCCAACAAGTTCAAAGATTTTAGCGTCCGTCCAAGCAAATCACGACGGATggtcttttgtttaaaatacctCACAATATTTATTCAGTCAAAGTTTATAAACAAATGACTCATGCAATAATATTAACTTTCTGTCTACTACGTTCAGCAGTACAAGATAGCAGAGGTTTGCAgataaacacaacaacaaaaacaacaacatctacAAACCTTTAAAGAGGGGGCTGATCTTCCAGCAACTGATGCAGCCAAGACTGGAAAATTGGCCAAAGCTTACTTCAAGAAACATAACTGGTATTGCAGCCAGGATAAGCATCAAGAAGTACGGGATCAGAAAGGCACCTAATGGGATAAAGAAACCATGTCAAAAGCTAATatatgaatttcacaaagattcaCTTCCTTGTTCTTTTCTAACTATGCTAAACATGTACAAGGAAATGTCAAAATACAATGAAAATCAATAAACTAAGACCCATTTtaattatcaaataataaacgacCAGCAATACAAATGATTCATTTCGAAAGAttcagggttgaacaaagaagttTTACTAAAGGGACACTGCTGGacccaacgacctccggattaatggcCTGTGCTGAATGAATGTATCgcctattttgtaaaattgttatgCCCtcaataagccacttcggaatgtcagtggcgcatgtctgttactgctgacaacggactttgtctgtctcccgtaaccttttgacaatacccgctggtattgtcaaaaggttacaGGAGATAGACTTAGTCCGTTGTCAACTCCGAAGTGGcttagtcattgccttggtgcccttaaaatgctccagtagaaatttgtaaaaacaacagttttgaTTACTTACCGCCACCATTGTCATACACCATGTATGGGAACCGCCAAACATTGCCCAGACCTACAGCATAGCCCATGCTGGACAGAATAAACTCAAAATGATTGCCCCATGTTCCTCGAGACTTGACAACATCTTTTGATTTAGCTGTTTTTGTCATCTTGCAATGTTATCTTCATCCAAGGTTAACTCTGAGGAAAAATCAAATAAAGATCATTCAACTGCATGTTCCATGTACATTATTTGATCCACCATTGCTATTgattttgagaattttctaGAACAGATTCCTATCAAAATGCTTAGTCTGAAAACCAAGAGTTTAATTTAACCTTTTTTCTGGCTGTAAATAGAAGAAAACACAAGGACAAGTTACACCactgttgattttttaaatatttagaaCAGCTATTTtacattaataatattttcttgCGTAGGCTTACTTGgctttactacatgtacatatatgccctgaaacttttttgagagggcaaagccATTCTCAtcttgtaaagggcacttcttaTGGAAAATCTATGGGaattttttgaaggggcactaaggcTAACACCAGGGCATAAGAGGCCATGGTTTCCATGTAATTCCACGCCTCTACATTTGTGGCAGACAGTAGCGTGGGTGACATTTATACAAGGGTTCAACACTAACCATACCTCCAGATAAGCAGGGACTGGTATCATTATAAGACACACATGGCGTTTGTAATCCTTATATACCTCATGAAACTTAGCCCCTTACCAGCTGAGAAAGCAGGTCTGGATGTAGTCTTAggaattcaaaatgaagcagtAAACTTTTGACTGAGCAAGGTGTGTACTGTGGAGATGTTCAAATCGAACTCACATGGGCCTATTGTAAATGTATGAAGCCACAAGTCCAATGGAACAACTTAACAGAATTTAAAGGGGAAAAAACGAATAAGAATCAATGTAAAAAGAGTGAAGGTTTAATGTACAGTAAAATATCAGACATTTAAAGAAATACATGCTCAGCGCTTCAAAAgtaagtacattttttttaattaattattttaattttgtgtttactttttgtttatattgaAACCCATAGCCTTTGCCCATCTGGTGACTGTCTGGAATTACAGTTCCAGGTATTGGGTTGCCTaaacaaaaagtataaaaattGACACATATTATGTATCCTCAAACCATCTTTCTGTGTGTCATTTACGTGTAGCCGTcattcaagaaagactctgctgggtcgaaacatcaggccttaaactgttttttttgcatataacaattttctcatagaTTGATATGTTTCTTCTATGACTTAGCTACAATAATTTCATATGAAATCAAAGATTTGTTAAGGCTTTCCGCTAGGTTGAATTTGTGTAGATTTAAATAAAGTCTTAGAGTTAACAT
It encodes:
- the LOC139936709 gene encoding sodium- and chloride-dependent glycine transporter 1-like, whose translation is MTKTAKSKDVVKSRGTWGNHFEFILSSMGYAVGLGNVWRFPYMVYDNGGGAFLIPYFLMLILAAIPVMFLEVSFGQFSSLGCISCWKISPLFKGVGVAMAVVSSYFCLYYNLIIAYTIRYMVVSFKNPLPWTGCNNTWNTPNCYTTLSLSQDNLTQEDVQLSTYNPGTPNTSFSEVNHSSLDSGPRRIRASEEYWKFGVLNVSEGLEDIGSIQWPLLVSFLCAWILVYLCIIKGVKSSGKVVYFTATFPYFVLVVLFIRGVTLTGAMKGILFFLTPDFEKLLSANVWKAAATQVFFSYGAGWGGIHTLSSYNKFSSNTLRDTLLISMSCALTSIFSGVVIFSIIGFMAHDSNQDIQDVIAAGPGLAFVAYPEAVSRIFVPQLWSFLFFFMLLTVGIDSQFVTLETLITAFIDEFESKFPGKVRRWKSWIILLVCILMFLVGLPFVTRGGTYVMTLFNWYSAGFTPLLLALIELLVISYAYGVDNFLKDVESMLGFGLSMYWKVCWMFVTPVIIVGIMIFSFIDYRPAVNGSYTFPPWAEAIGWTLTLSSLLYVIGYAAFYLATSEGTLLERFKKSITPTKEWGPANNIDRINAGYAPLPGQKDEMETEAIQFEEAPPAYKDTTFIDVSVNTTEDLDV